The following coding sequences are from one Kallotenue papyrolyticum window:
- a CDS encoding response regulator, which translates to MSGPTILVVEDNPDNMYVLDHLLTRKGYTVRQAVRGDEALALVEQVRPALVLLDMQMPGLDGYGVVRELRRRPEWASLPIIAVTASSMPGDREQTLAAGCTDYLAKPISPRELLQMIEHYLRGAGHGNDSGR; encoded by the coding sequence GTGAGTGGCCCGACAATCCTGGTAGTCGAAGATAACCCCGACAACATGTATGTGCTCGATCACCTGTTGACGCGCAAAGGGTACACTGTGCGGCAGGCGGTGCGCGGCGACGAGGCGCTCGCGCTGGTTGAGCAGGTGCGTCCCGCGCTGGTGCTGCTCGACATGCAGATGCCGGGCCTGGATGGCTACGGCGTCGTGCGCGAGCTGCGGCGCCGTCCGGAGTGGGCCAGCCTGCCGATCATTGCCGTGACGGCCAGCAGCATGCCCGGCGATCGCGAACAAACGTTGGCGGCAGGCTGTACCGACTATCTTGCTAAGCCGATCAGTCCGCGCGAGCTGCTGCAGATGATCGAACACTACCTCAGGGGGGCAGGCCATGGCAACGATTCTGGTCGTTGA